Proteins from one Aquipuribacter hungaricus genomic window:
- a CDS encoding AIM24 family protein, whose translation MIPLNPTTLPDDDNVPGNSYAYCRRLDGQLFMQTGRMIAYYPAPGGQGIRFEPLSSASLGGMVASRFSAPLYTRDWVVATGSGHLLLGDRGYDINSYDIEDGNLTLRAANLLAFDPGLELKQSIVPGFLTLVGTGKFLASSSGPVIFAEPPLRVDPQALVGWADCPSPSHHYDAGWMQGFLGGVLGLVGMQSGEERQYDFTGAGTVLLQSSERAVADPHLLRQLEGQVGLLDTPGLQQVQRTVAQQLAQRQQ comes from the coding sequence ATGATCCCGCTGAACCCCACGACGCTGCCCGACGACGACAACGTCCCCGGCAACAGCTACGCCTACTGCCGGCGCCTCGACGGCCAGCTGTTCATGCAGACCGGCCGGATGATCGCCTACTACCCGGCCCCCGGCGGCCAGGGGATCCGGTTCGAGCCGCTCAGCTCGGCGAGCCTCGGCGGGATGGTCGCCTCACGCTTCTCCGCGCCGCTGTACACCCGCGACTGGGTGGTCGCGACGGGCTCGGGCCACCTGCTGCTCGGCGACCGTGGCTACGACATCAACAGCTACGACATCGAGGACGGCAACCTCACCCTGCGGGCGGCCAACCTGCTGGCCTTCGACCCCGGGCTGGAGCTCAAGCAGTCGATCGTCCCGGGCTTCCTCACCCTGGTCGGCACCGGCAAGTTCCTCGCCTCCAGCTCGGGGCCGGTCATCTTCGCCGAGCCCCCGCTGCGGGTGGACCCGCAGGCGCTGGTCGGCTGGGCCGACTGCCCCTCGCCGAGCCACCACTACGACGCCGGCTGGATGCAGGGCTTCCTCGGCGGGGTGCTCGGCCTGGTCGGGATGCAGTCCGGCGAGGAGCGCCAGTACGACTTCACCGGCGCCGGCACGGTCCTGCTGCAGTCCTCCGAGCGCGCCGTCGCCGACCCCCACCTGCTCCGCCAGCTCGAGGGCCAGGTCGGCCTGCTGGACACCCCGGGGCTGCAGCAGGTCCAGCGGACGGTGGCCCAGCAGCTGGCGCAGCGGCAGCAGTAG